The DNA window AGACTTGCAGTCAAACCAGGAGATTCAATACCGATAAGGTTAACGAATCCAGGAAGTCCTTTTTCTGTTTCCTCAGATATCAGGAAATCACGTATAGGGTCCCCCGGCCCCTGGAGTTTGGGTCGTATTCCACACATCTCCGGCTGGAGTGAATCCTCTCTGACATTCGGCAGGTAAGTGCTGATAGCTTTGTAGAAATCACTCCGTCGATTCTCATCTACGGAGTAGTCAATTGATTCTACGTATTGTACGTCCGGTCCAAAGCGAACACGTCCGTTTAGATCTACTGTGGCGTGAACGCCGAGACCTGCGTTAAGTTCGTGGGGTAGCGGGTAGATAAGATGGCTAATCTTTGGCGAAGGCGCTGCGGTGAAATAATTTCCTTTGCAGTACTTCAGTTTGTATTTGAGTACGTCAATATCCAATCCGGCGAGCATGGCTATCCTGTCAGAGTGAAGACCTGCGCTGTTTATTACAATGGGCGATTTGACTAGAAATTCATTGTTGTTCACTGACAGAACAAAACTGTTCCCCATTAAATCAACGTTTGTAACCTCTGAACGACATGCCAAAATGGCTCCTTCTTCTTCTGCGGACGCAAGTAACGAAAGCATGAATTTGTGAGAATCCACAATTCCG is part of the Syntrophales bacterium genome and encodes:
- a CDS encoding NAD(P)/FAD-dependent oxidoreductase; amino-acid sequence: MIEFNAAIIGAGVVGLAIAQRLARRLKRIVILEKNSRIGMETSSRNSEVIHAGLYYPSDFLKTKLCVKGKKLLYEWCQKYRIPHRRVGKLVVATNSHELEKLDILKKQAQENGVSEIYYVGGKELSLMEPYVRAVAALFSPDTGIVDSHKFMLSLLASAEEEGAILACRSEVTNVDLMGNSFVLSVNNNEFLVKSPIVINSAGLHSDRIAMLAGLDIDVLKYKLKYCKGNYFTAAPSPKISHLIYPLPHELNAGLGVHATVDLNGRVRFGPDVQYVESIDYSVDENRRSDFYKAISTYLPNVREDSLQPEMCGIRPKLQGPGDPIRDFLISEETEKGLPGFVNLIGIESPGLTASLAIADYVVSLLGLGEAN